In Tenrec ecaudatus isolate mTenEca1 chromosome 4, mTenEca1.hap1, whole genome shotgun sequence, a single window of DNA contains:
- the LOC142445672 gene encoding olfactory receptor 5AK3-like, translated as MKQESGTDVTEFILLGFAGQNKFWHILFIIFLVIYVTSLMGNIGMIILIKIDSGLHTPMYFFLQHLAFVDLCYTSAITPKMLQNFIRTDKSISFVGCLMQLLVYGAFATSDCYILAAMAVDRYVAICNPLRYPVVMSQRVCFQLLLGSYFMGFLNGCVNTSFIFSLNFCKSNTINHFFCDEPPILALSCSNVDFNILLLAAFVGFNLSVTLLVVIFSYIYILAAILKISSLAGRKKAFSTCVSHLTAVTIFYATFSYMYLHHGTSETQEQEKAASVFYGIMIPMINPLIYSLRNQDVQEALKGIKKKCC; from the coding sequence ATGAAACAAGAAAGTGGCACTGACGTGACAGAATTCATCCTCCTGGGATTTGCTGGTCAAAACAAATTTTGGCATATCCTCTTCATAATATTTCTAGTGATCTATGTGACCTCTCTTATGGGTAATATTGGGATGATCATTCTCATCAAGATTGACTCTGGCCTCCACACTCCTATGTACTTCTTCTTACAACATTTGGCTTTCGTTGATCTGTGTTACACCTCTGCTATCACTCCCAAGATGTTGCAAAACTTCATAAGGACAGATAAATCTATCTCATTCGTAGGATGCCTAATGCAATTGCTAGTCTACGGTGCTTTCGCAACCAGTGACTGCTACATCCTGGCTGCTATGGCAGtggaccgctatgtggccatctgtaaCCCACTCCGCTATCCAGTAGTCATGTCACAGAGAGTCTGCTTTCAACTGCTCCTTGGTTCTTATTTCATGGGTTTCTTAAATGGCTGTGTAAATACAAGTTTTATCTTCTCGTTGAACTTTTGCAAGTCCAATACAATTAACCACTTTTtctgtgatgaacccccaattcTTGCTCTCTCCTGTTCTAATGTTGATTTCAACATTCTACTCCTAGCAGCCTTTGTGGGGTTCAACCTGTCGGTCACACTGTTGGTTGTTATCTTCTCCTACATATATATCTTAGCTGCCATCTTGAAGATCTCTTCCTTGGCCGGGAGGAAAAAGGCCTTCTCCACGTGTGTCTCCCACCTGACAGCAGTCACTATATTCTATGCGACCTTCTCTTACATGTACTTACACCATGGGACCAGTGAGACTCAAGAGCAGGAGAAAGCAGCTTCTGTGTTTTATGGCATCATGATCCCCATGATAAACCCTCTGatctacagcctgagaaaccaggATGTGCAAGAAGCTCTGAAGGGGATCAAGAAGAAGTGCTGCTAG